One segment of Triticum aestivum cultivar Chinese Spring chromosome 2A, IWGSC CS RefSeq v2.1, whole genome shotgun sequence DNA contains the following:
- the LOC123191736 gene encoding immune-associated nucleotide-binding protein 9 yields MDGDGRHDDGDWVLPCSALADVTLALVGKIGSGKSATANRILGKEAFPSELSYSGVTLTCQKRSRTLHDGCATRTLNVIDTPASRHKWNVMFAVCAVTLWHARNDRVFNRKRWTGAYVGFYAADMLRMWAYRAKKQQHKEDLLEWDMLNLCKNRVVLFNNKTSNKKRHLAQLKKLLDAVDSVISSNDGYPFSNQISRIQQAQSREEISVDECSVEQMSKMKKEIHDECLAQLAKMVEEKLNSTITRLEKLLLEEQKARLESENEVAEALLRSEKEIKKLSEILQKAKQETESTQKEMEKLRKRE; encoded by the exons ATGGACGGTGACGGCCGACACGACGACGGCGACTGGGTGCTGCCCTGCTCTGCCCTCGCCGACGTTACTCTGGCCCTCGTCGGAAAGATCGGTTCCGGTAAGAGCGCCACCGCGAACCGCATCCTTGGAAAGGAAGCATTTCCCTCTGAGTTGTCCTACAGCGGGGTTACTTTGACTTGCCAGAAGAGAAGCAGGACGCTTCACGATGGCTGTGCGACCCGCACCCTCAATGTCATCGACACTCCGG CTTCCCGGCATAAGTGGAATGTGATGTTTGCGGTTTGTGCTGTCACGCTATGGCACGCCAGAAATGATCGTGTGTTCAACCGCAAGCGCTGGACAGGGGCCTATGTCGGGTTTTATGCAGCAGATATGCTTCGGATGTGGGCTTACAGAGCTAAAAAGCAACAGCACAAGGAGGACCTGCTGGAGTGG GACATGTTAAACCTATGTAAAAACAGGGTTGTTCTGTTTAACAATAAGACAAGCAATAAGAAGCGCCATTTGGCACAGCTGAAAAAATTGCTTGATGCAGTGGACTCTGTTATATCCAGCAATGATGGATACCCATTTTCCAACCAGATCAGTCGAATTCAG CAAGCACAGAGTAGGGAAGAAATAAGTGTTGACGAATGCTCAGTAGAACAGATGTCCAAAATGAAGAAAGAGATACATGATGAATGCCTTGCACAGCTTGCGAAGATG GTGGAGGAAAAACTAAATAGTACAATCACTAGGCTTGAAAAACTACTGTTGGAAGAGCAGAAAGCCAGGCTGGAGTCGGAGAATGAGGTGGCAGAAGCATTATTACGATCAGAAAAGGAGATCAAGAAGCTCAGTGAGATACTACAGAAGGCTAAGCAGGAGACTGAAagcacacaaaaagaaatggagAAACTCAGAAAAAGAGAGTGA